A stretch of DNA from Cyanobacterium sp. T60_A2020_053:
AGCTTTGTCGGTCATAAAAGTGAACTTGGCACTTACTACTCCATTGATTTTCAGTGGAGAGAACGTAATGATGCTGAGAAAAAGCAGTTAGATGCCATCAAGGAATTTTGGGTTGCTTGTCATGACCAGTTGATTGATATTGACGGCACTCGTGATATGCGTGATATTAGCTCATTATCAGCCGTAGAAGTACAACAGTTAGTGGAGTCTTCTAAACCAGAACTTCTCCCTTCTAATAATCACCAATTAGCACCAACCAAATAGGTTTTTAACGAGAGAGTAGGCAATAAATTAATTACTATTCCCTACTCTCTAATCCCTAATGAAGTAAAAAATTACAAAGAATATGATGATTTTATCAGCACAATTAATTAAAGCAATCAATGACCCTAAAATAGCTGAAACAGTGCAGACTGTTCAAGATGAATACGATGGATTACCTGAAAAAATAGATTATTTAGTCTGGACATATAAAAACCATGAATTGACAGCCTATAAACGCAGTGGAGATATTGTTCTCACTGTTATTAACCTTGAACCGTTATTTGATGGTGAAGATAGCCATTCTTTAGAGTTGTTTTCTATTAATAATAATCTATATTTTGAACAGGAATACCACAGTGTTATTGATAGTTATAGCTAGGGTTAGTTGTGGGCTTTTGCCCACCTTTCATCATTGACTAACACCGTCCGGCTACGCCCGACTCCTTAAATTACGAATTGAGAATTACGAATTAAACTACTCCCTGATAAAAAGATAGATAAGGATAAATAAGAGGTGATGGTGTAAGTTAAGCGAGAATTATATGAATACTCAAACAATTATCGACCAGCACATCCACTGTCATATCACACTATTAATGAATGAACTAATGGGTGATAATGAAGACTTGCTCAATATGTTTCTAAGAAATTCTAAGGGGTATGTGGAATATCCCCATGAATATTACATTATCAGTGACTACCTTGCCCGTCAATTTATTAGTCATGGGGAAGTGGTAGTATTCTATCTCGGTCTGCACATCTGGGGACGATTTGGTACAAACTACAGTCTTCATGATGAGGGTGCTGTTAAAAAGGTAGCTGAATATTACTTTTAAAGAGTTACCAATTATAAATTACCAATTAAACTATCTTCAACCTGCGTTCTTAGGTAAAGATGATGTGGATTACTGGTCAGATGAATATGAGACAGTTTATCTTTAATTAATTTTAGGGGTGAAATTCCCCTTATTAAACAATAAATAAAGGAGTAAAAATGATTGAAATTCAAATAATGGAAGATGACACAAAAAGAAAAGTATTAATAAATGTTGACAAAATAATGATAATTAACTTCGGCAAATATAAAGGGCAACATTTAGAAGATTTACCTCCATCTTATAAAATTTGGTTGTATGAAAATTTAGATAAAAAGAAATACTCTAAACTGATTAACCAATTAGAGTATTGGTGCAAAAAGTATAAATTTCAGCAAAAAAAACAAGAACTTCTGTCACGGTTTCCTAATAAAGAAAATATGGTAGCAGAAATTAAACCAAGATAGTGGCTACAAGATAAAGATAATACTATTGAGAGGGCAAGTTACCTCAAAGAAAAATAGGGAAATAAAAACGTTTATTAAGGAGTAAAATAATAGACCTCTCCAATAATTTATGCTTCTTTCATTATAAGGCTTCAAGCATCTTAACTTTCGGCAACGGGCGCTGGTTACTCTTATTAAGAAACTGAAAGAAATAGCCTAAAACACTATTTTCTACTCCCCATTCCCTAACCATCTAAACATTTACAATTAAACCATGACCCATAATCCATTAGATGTACAATCAGTTAAGTGTGCTACTTGTCCTTTCCGCATTGGACATCGTGACCTAGTAGAAAAGCTAACAGCTAAAGTCCTTACTACTTCCAATCATATTTGTCATAGCCACCGTACTAAAATCTGTCGTGGTAGTCGTGACCTACAAATCAGTTTCTTTCATGCTATGGGAGTATTACCAGCACCCACTGATGAAGCCTATGAGCAGG
This window harbors:
- a CDS encoding DUF3820 family protein; protein product: MIEIQIMEDDTKRKVLINVDKIMIINFGKYKGQHLEDLPPSYKIWLYENLDKKKYSKLINQLEYWCKKYKFQQKKQELLSRFPNKENMVAEIKPR